Within Portunus trituberculatus isolate SZX2019 chromosome 18, ASM1759143v1, whole genome shotgun sequence, the genomic segment TCAGAAGCTTACGGACATATTCACATAAGCGGGACTCACTTGGGGACGATGGACAAGATGGCAAACCAAACACACCTTCATGCTGTCCACCAAGAGTAACCAAATTCTTCATGGAAGGATTTGGACAGCGCTCAGCCACGGCACGTCTGTGTACAACTAATGCCATCACCATCGTATGACAGATAAACACAGTATAAACACAGTTGGCAAAGCTACAGAAAGTTTATAATTCTAGCCCATACCTTTCAAACTTTTAGCAAACAGATACAATAGCCCCATCACCATCTTCTTTCCAAATACAACTCCATCCTTTAATCCTTCTTCCAAGCCaaaaatcaaaacacaaaacatgaaTACTTGATATAAGCTCCAAGATTTAGGAGACGTCGCATCTCCTCACAAAGAGCATTGCCTGAAGGACAGTTTGGAAGGCCAAATATTCCTTGATGTTGACCACCAAATGTGATGAGATTACGCATTGCTGGCTCAGGACAACGCTCAGCCACAGTACGGCTATAAGGAATTCAAAATGCATGAATTTCgtggtgcattttttttttttccatccattaGTTAAACAGCTGGCATGTAAGACACACTTATGTATAACAGTTTCTCTTGTTTTacagttatatatattttcaatagcatatattatcatgaataTATTAGATTAATAATACATCACCTTAACTAAAAAGAAATGCACTTTATGCCCAAGTAGATAATACAGTacatgaaggaaagtgaagacaagataagataaagagaggataTTACAGAAAGCaagaagtcagagagagagagagagagagagagagagagagagagagagagagagagagagagagagagagagagagagagagagagagagagagagagagtgttatcatGAAAGAATTATCATTGTAatgttttcttccctctctataCCTGCTGCCTGGTTGTATCTAACACACACTCTCCTTCCAAGTAGCCACACTAAtatttgctgttgctgtttatgAGACACTATCTAAGGCATCTATTTCTAGAAATTTATCTGTCAAATTTATTCTGTAACTTATCAGAACTTTattacacaaaacacaaaaatcttaTTAAATCTAGTGTTCTCAAATaatatctggaaaaaaaaaaaatgtgtacatATATTCAACCAGGAATTATGGCTATCTTTATATAAAGTTGAACTCCTTGCTCAGACCTTTACTAAATATCAATACTGAATCTCAATAAAAAATAAGGTCACCCAGCCCATGTTTCTCTACGCCAGTGGTTCTCAATCTGAGGTCCATGGCAAGAATTTAAGGGGATCGTGATGAGCTTTTACAAGTAATACATTTCTAAATAACATTGGGAATCTGTAatgtgggcatgagagcaatatcaataaaatatttcTAGTTTGTGCTCattgaagcaaaaaataaataaataaataaataaaaaataaataaaataagacaacaacaataataataataataataataataataataataataataataataataataataataataataacaataataattatacttACAGAAACTGTCCTCCTTGTGAAAATCCCATGGCATGATAACCACCTTGTAGTTCAGGATCATTAGAAAGTTTCTGGCACACTTCCTCCACTTGATTGTTTACATTCCCAAAGTAACCATGTTCTTCATCCTGAAATGTAACATTTTTCacaataataaaacatgaaCTCCTACTTGAAAAATTACAGTATGTACTACGTATGTAATTTTTCAGTCTACATATCATTATCTTACATTATAAACATTAACCTTCTGTGTATTTACTACTCAAGAATTTCAGATCAAAGATTGTGGACTGCCACCACGCTGACACCACTCCTCTACCTCTAATATGCCTTTTTCCCAACATAAGAACAGAAATGCATGGGGTGGCATTCCCAGTCCTACAACCTAATCTCTCTTAGTAACCTATTAACGCAGGATAAGAACATGGGACAGTTAACCTGCACCCTTTGTTTTACAACTGACTACATAAAAGGCTATATGATTAACAACCCAGgttgaatgaatagataatatTGTTCACACTTGATTGGGTTTTTAGAGGCACCACATATGGTGACATCTCTACACTCAGTTAAACCACAAACAAAAATCtctacatctcatctcttgctaaaacagtttctatgaagttaggcattctaaACTGTCTGCCAGTCTTCTCATCCCCTGCTGAAAACTCTATATAGTGAACATGTATGAAATACACTTCACATAAATGGGGATGGTGACACTTGCACAACTCTTTCAAACCAGGAGGAATCAAAAGCATCTTCCTTATCCATTTAACTCCTCTAACTGATTGTCATTATCctacccacccctctctctctctctctctctctctcatttcttgctatttttttttttcaaactaacTGCTCttatgatcttgctaactataTGCCTACCCTATAATATAACAGTTCTTAATCTCATCATTTTTAATGGCAAACTCTGCAACTCCTCACCTGGTTCTACATTTCCCCTAGCCATAATTTAATATGAACTCTTTCAAGATTTCATGACTCATCCTCATTATTTTAAATAATGTTTTTTATTGCTCTTAGTGGTCTGGCAAACACAAGGCAAGCTGAGGTCAGGTATTATGGtgcaacacaaaacaataagGCAGTTATAACCAGTTCAGGGGCCATTTATCACAGGAGAGCATATGCCCTCATTAGTTACACCACTGACAGGATGATAAGACTGTTACTTTGTATTGCTGTATTAGGGCACAAAGATACCCATTATATTCTTATATTATATCAAAGATTAATTATGTAATACAAGAAGTGCCTGAAGTACTCTTAATACCAATACTTCTGGGATATATACAGATGTTTATGCTTAACTTTCTTGGTGAAAGCTTACAAAAATAACCCAAATATTGATTCATAATGCAATTTATTCCTCAAAAGTAATATTAcagtaattttctttcattaacctACGAACACCTCAGAAGAATGTTTCCCAGACCTCCACCCTTGTCCTATTTGGTCACTTCTCTTGACTTTAAGGGAATATATATTTTGTGCTATTTTTACAATGTTTTCAACACtatcagaggaaaaaaaaaatacaacccTTGTCACATGATTGAATTTCATTCTGGCTGAAGCTTAATCATCACCATGCCACCTCAATCACAACCCTGCAAAACATTGATCTAATACAATATATAAAACTTAGCTACTTTTCATTTGGAGCTATTAAAATACTAATACTTCATAAATTGTGTCtctaaatgaaacaaaacaaaactgaattGTATCTTATCAAcactggatatatatatatatatatatatatatatatatatatatatatatatatatatatatatatatatatatatatatatatatatatatatatatatatatatatatattgaatcaTTAGATTCAATTTTCTATTCTACTGCACTAAATTGAACTAAATCAAATgtgagtcagtttttttttccttccttgcactATATTATCAATCCTGAAGGtctgtaaatatatataaatggccCAAAATAAAACTTAAATATGAGGAAGATGAATACTAAGAAATTAACCAATAAGCAGATTCAGCAGGTAATAAGCAAATTAATAGGACAAGAAACTTAATGTTTTAGTTCATGAGGAGAACACgagaaagaagtagaaggatGAGTAAAAGGGGAACATGGTAGAGTAATGGTGGGTTatttagtttgagagagagagagagagagagagagagagagagagagagagagagagagagagagagagagagagagagagagagagagagagagagagagagagagagagagagagagagagagagagagagagaatgccaatCACTCATGTCTGTGAATTCCCATTTCTTATCACAACTATAACTCGCATTTCAACAGTGGTGATAACACATGAGGACAGGATGGGTGGTCCCAGGACTTATGGCTATTAACTTACAACAGGATTTCTATAGAACTGGTATCAAGAAGAAATCTGATTTGAAGGGCAATGAAAAATATTTCCCAAATATATGCTGCAAAATTTGCATGAAACTTACAATTTAGATGTAGCTATATAATACAAACCTCTCCAATTCATACTTACAGCAATAATGTTACCACCAATCATGAGTGACCTGACATATATACCAGGAATCCTCTCCTCAACCATCTTCTTGATCCGTCCCATGCTGAAGAAAAAACAGCAAGTATCTCCTGGAAAGGAAGAATTTTTCTTTGACATTTATAAAAGCTAATGCCTTCTCCATAGCTCCCCAATATGCTCAACAAATTACAAAATTCACCATTCACTCATCTCTAATGACACTATGCATAATATTTAAAAGTAAATGGCTACAATGACTTCTCACTGTAATttagttttgctctctctctctctctctctctctctctctctctctctctctctctttttctctctctctctctctatctcatgtGGTAAATGCTGTAAATCAAATTAAAAATACAGACTATACACAAATAAATGCtttgttttctgtatttccaatttccATGCTTTAGAGTTTCCATCCTTTAGAGTTTGAGTGGAGGAGGTAATAGACACCTACAGAgatgataatttactcccagcaagatctaatagcactaattCTGTTCCACACCAATTCTGGTCTCGATCAGttcaaggggtgctgtgaaccttccattaaagctagttgtgatctcactgaatGTTTCtatttgtgtctcacaactcaagggggcagtcacagccagCCATCTAAGGACAACTCTCCtctacacaaaactacatgcacttactataCACACTACCTTCACTCAAAATTTTAAAATGGCAACTCCTAATTCAGCCTCGCAGTTTCCTTCTGCGGAggagaccagaaatgtccccagatcAGACTGCTCTTCAGGTGGCGGCCCAAAAAGTCTTGACACCtacctcaacttttttttcattaacttctgtaACATTcccggtcttagatctaattttcaatctttagaacaccacctctcctctactaaacctcaccttcttttcctcaccaaaacacagctgtctgaggcaactaacAGTAgcctcttctctgttccctcctactttctctattctcagtcTCATTCCAAAACTGGATATTGCATCTAcatacgcaacgacttaacttgctcttgtgcccacactcttgaatcttccgagttttccaccatctggctttgactcaatagtcactctctaaccatatttatctgtgctgtctacctCTCCCATAACTCCTCTAACtacagtaaattctttgacaatTTAACTTCttaagtggagcacattctgtccctctatcctttcactgagatctccatccttggagatttcaatgtttaccACCAGCCTTGGCTTTACTCTCCCTTCActaaccatcctggtgaactagccttcaactttgctatcctccatgacttagagcaactggtgccacaccctacttgtattcctgaccatcttagagatacacccaacattcttgatcttttcctcctcctcacttctgcttatgctgttaacctatcttctccgttgggctcctccgatcacaatctcatttctgtatcttgtcctatttctccaatccctcctcaggatccccaaaggtAGGGGTGCCTCTGACATTTTGCCTTAGCCAGCTTAGGGGTACTGAGGAGGTATTTTGcagaatgattactgtttccgtgtcagagacccatctctgtgtgctgaacgcataacggagataatagtgtctggcatagaagtgtacattcctcactgtttttctcaacctaaaccttctaaacctttgtttaatacagcctgttctcgtgctatttgtgatagagaggttgtccactaaaggtacttgagcctttcatCACCTGAacctcacgcactttatatttctgccaggaatcatgctaagtctgctcttcaacttgccaaacactctttcataaatagaaaatgtcataatctttcaaactcaaactctcctcgagatttgttcatctttccctcctttattttatcctgatggcacaactgccatcacatctgtctctaaagctgaactcttctcttaaacctttgctaacaactccaccttggatgattctgggcttgttcctccctctcctcctccctctgactatattatgcctacaattaaagttcttcataatgatgttttccacaccctctctggcctaaactcTCAGAATGCTTATGGACCTCATGGgattcctcctattgttctcaaaaactgtgcttctgtgcttgcaccttgcctggccaaactctttcatctacatctatcaacttctacttttccttcatcctggaagtttgcctacattcagcctgttcctgaaaaaggtgaccattctaatccctcaaactactgccctatagctttaatttcttgcttatctaaagttgtttaatctatcctcaataggaagattcgcaaacatctgtcacttcacaatcttctctcaGATCGCCAGTAGAGCTTCTGTCAAgattgctctactggtgatcttctgccTTTCCTTACGAATTCGGTCTTGGTCGTCTTCTGTTAGAGATTtgggtgaaacttttgcttttacattagacatatcaaaagcttttgaaagaGTCCTGGCACAAAGCTGCCCttttacggtttctatccttctctttgcaactttattttgtttcctttctgactgttctattgcagctgtggtagatggccactgttcttctaaatctattaacagtggtgttcctcaaggttctgtcctgtcacccactctctttctactaTTCATTAACGATCTTCTTAACTTCTTGCCCTGTCCACTCCTGTGCTCATTATAAAACCCTACActcttccacatcctttcaaagacgaccaacccttaAGAAAGTCAACAGAACACGCagagatgccacagaatgcttgatttctgatctttctaagatttctgattggggcaaagaaaatttagtagtgttcaatgcctcaaaaagtcaattcctccatctatcaactcgccacaaccttccagacaactatcccctcttcttcaatgacattcaactaTCTCCATCTTCTACATTGAACATCCTTGgcctatcctttactcataatctaaactggaaaccacatctcatctcttgctaaaacagcttctatgatgtCAGGCATTCTGACATGCttccatcatttttctttttgccccTCCAATTGTTAACTCtgtccatccttgtatggaataatctttgcattttttttttttttttttttgggggttccactcacacagttttattagatatggtgagatcaaaagtttttcatttcatcatctctcctcagcctctttctcactactggaatgttgcatctcttactatcttttatttttcatgctaactgctctcttggtgcacaaggctttcttctccttctcacccttattctgttaaactctctaatacaagagttaaccagtactctcaatcattcatacttttctcgggtaaactctggaattccacgcctgcttctgtatttccatcttcctacgacttgacttcttttaagagggagatttcaagatatctgttcctgaattttggataactcacttGACCTTTTAAGGGAAATGGCAAATCAGTGTgccttttttccactttttgttGCTTTAGCCAGTttcccctcctgcataaaaaaaataagacaataatttccactttttctgTCCACATTTCCAAACTAAAGCTAGCTGTTACATTTATATATGCAAATAACCTGATCAACCTGCTCTCAaaagaattttctaccatctggttGGACTTCCCTACTATTTTCCTAAATTTGTTCATATTGTTTTCTGTCAATCTCTCATCTAATTTTCCAGTCAGCGTAGATTTGTGTAAGGATTGTGCAAAGTCAATGTAGTTGTTAAACTTCTATATGCATAAGTACAGCATTGTTACATCATCAGCCTTACAGGGGTGTTAAGAGGTCATTGCTCAAGATATGCCAGCATAACAAACCCATCTGACTACTTGACAGTGGATTTGGTATGTGAGTATAGGTgggcctctctcctcttcctcccaaacTTATCAGGCTTGGGAAAACATCGCTGTTCCTACTTTGCATTTATTCTCTATCAGTACTTGACAAGGTACAGCTTTTAGTAATGGGAGGGGAAAAGGTATGTGAAGCCTTTGATGGTCCTCCTCTGACTGGAGTtttgggtggggaggaagacatatatatatatatatatatatatatatatatatatatatatatatatatatatatatatatatatatatatatatatatatatatatatatatatatatatatatatatatatatatatatatatatatatatatatatatatatatatatatatatatatatatatatatatatatatatatatatatatatatatatatatatatatatatatatatatatatatatatatatatatatatatatatatatatatatatatatatatatatatatatatatatatatatatatatatatatatatatatatatatatatatatatatatatatatatatatatatatatatatatatatatatatatatatatatatatatatatatatatatatatatatatatatatatatatatatatatatatatatatatatatatatatatatatatatatatatatatatatatatatatatatatatatatatatatatatatatattaggttaggaaaaaattaggttgggttaaataGTGTCCTAGCAAGGCAGTCCATGGGAGGATAGGCTTTTAGCATTGTTCAAATAGTGTCTTAGCAGGGATTCACAGGGAGCCAAACCTCCTCATGGTTAAGATAGGTTTCTGATTGTTTGCTGCATTTAGGGAATTTTCTTGACTTTGGAGaaatttccttaatttcttcagACTCTAGGGAAGTTTCCATATATTTTcaaagtgtgtatatatatatatatatatatatatatatatatatatatatatatatatatatatatatatatatatatatatatatatatatatatatatatatatatatatatatatatatatatatatatatatatatatatatatatatatatatatatatatatatatttttttttttttctttttttttttaatatatggaAACTTCGCTAGAGtctgaaaaaaaatttaaaaaatttctCCACCAAAGTTACAAAAATAACAGAGACTTGTCCAACCAACAAATATCAGAGCCCAATGGAATAAGATGATCATATGATTATAGATATTATATTAGAGGATCAGAGAATTTTGAAATGTGATGagggacacaaacaaaaaagacagaatCACACTAGGACAAATTTCGAAGGACTAAGAAGTTACTTTGGTAGTACTGGATGGAAGGAAACCATGCAAGGCAAGACAGTTCAAGAGAAGTATGGTATATTCCTAGACAAGTATAATGAGAGGGTAAAGAGATAACTTCCCGAATACAGAGtaagagagagcaaacacatgCGGTATAATGATATATGTGCAAAATCTAAGAAGTGCAAGGATGCAGCTTGGAAAAAATCAAGGAAGCAATGAAACAAAGTAAATaggaagcagtataaagaggcacataatgaatatattagaataagaagggaggaggagagaaattttgagaaggatgaaatgaagagatgtgaaaaagaaCCCAAGCTTATTTATAaacatataaatggaaaaatgataaacagaGAGCATCACTATGTTAATCAAAGGAAATAGGACATATGAAACAACAGAAGAAACAAGTGAACTTATGAACGGGAGCTTTCATAAAACCAAACAACCAAGCAACACAAAAAGGATTAAGAATATTCTGGTGCATAAGCAAGAAATCAGTAAACTGCTAGAAGGGGTGGATGTGAGGTAGGCAATGGGgacagatggagtgtcaggatggacactgagGGAATGTAGAGACCAACTGGTAGAATAAATCTGCGATGTTATCAACAACTCtctgatggaagggaaggtaccaagggagtggaaaagagcaaatagctatattcaaaatatataaaggaggaaaaaagaacaagcccctaaattatagactAGTGTCACTGACTAGTGTTGTGAGAAAAACCTGTGAAattgtaattaaagaaaatggttagaatatctggaggaaaatgaaataataaatatctCTCAATTCAGTTTCAGAAAAAGATTATGCATAACAATTTcactaagcttttatacaagtgtaatagatgaagtacaagggagagatggatgggttgacacagTGTATTTGAACATTAAAAAGACCTTTGACAGAGTAGCAcatagaagactcctatggaaaatagaacacatcaGAGGAATAGTAGGAAATATCTTAAAATGAATGACAAACTACCAAACAGATAGGGAAACAAGGACAATGATAAAGAGACCCCATCAAGTTGGAGCACAGTCACTAGTGGcgtaccacagggttcagtgctggcaccaagtATGTTCCAAATATTAATTATATGCAAGGTCTGAGttgctacataaatttgtttgctggTATGTGAaacttttgagagtaataaggaacatcGAAAACTGTGTgaaattgcagaaagatattaaCAAGATCTGGAAGTGGAGACAAGAGTGGAAATTATAATTTAATATCAgaaaatgccatgtaatggaaatgagtaaatgtaatagaagacctacatgggaatacaaaatgggagaagagattataatgaaaaggagtgaagaaaaagacctaggAACGAATATACATGACATCCTGACTCAAGGAAGgcacataaatgggttatttgcttcaacatacaggCCACTTATTAACATCCGGGGCACTACCATAGTATAGAAATCCCATCACTTACAGCCCTCTGCTGGCGCTGTTTGGAGATGCCAGCAATCACCAGACCTTAACCAAATATACACTGT encodes:
- the LOC123505450 gene encoding palmitoyl-protein thioesterase 1-like isoform X2, whose amino-acid sequence is MKGWQLIVYLATLCLGCYAEDKPTPLVIWHGMGDTCCFFFSMGRIKKMVEERIPGIYVRSLMIGGNIIADEEHGYFGNVNNQVEEVCQKLSNDPELQGGYHAMGFSQGGQFLRTVAERCPEPAMRNLITFGGQHQGIFGLPNCPSGNALCEEMRRLLNLGAYIKRAVAERCPNPSMKNLVTLGGQHEGVFGLPSCPSSPSESRLCEYVRKLLNYGSYVSWIQDSLVQAQYWHDPLHEEDYRNYSIFLADINNEKVVNEEYRSNLKKLENFVMVKFLKDSMVVPTESEWFGFYSPGQDQEILSLQQTELYLEDRLGLKEMDEAGKLKFVSVDGDHLEFSDEWFLQEIVDKYVT